DNA from bacterium:
TTGTTTGTTTTGTTCTTCCCGTGTCTTGAAGAATTCGTCGGTAATGTTGAGTGCGGCCAGGATCGCCACTTTCAGGGACGATTTAATCGTACCGGCGCTGTTAATTTCGCGCATTTTTTGGTCAACATATTTGGCAATTGTCTGAATATGATCCGGATCCGCGTCGCCTTTGATCATATAATCGGATCCGTAGATGTTGACTTTGACGGTATGTTTGTCCACTGTTTTCTTATCGCATTAAACTTAACACCTGCGGTGTTAATACAATTTTATATGGATGAAATAGTTTTTTCTAATTGTCCTAACTTCGACAATGCAGTTTCGATATGCTC
Protein-coding regions in this window:
- a CDS encoding cell division protein ZapA, yielding MIKGDADPDHIQTIAKYVDQKMREINSAGTIKSSLKVAILAALNITDEFFKTREEQNKQVDSYETRAQKLMDLLPDQDATPVESNEEISLFTQK